In Funiculus sociatus GB2-C1, a genomic segment contains:
- the apcA gene encoding allophycocyanin subunit alpha, whose amino-acid sequence MSIVTKSIVNADAEARYLSPGELDRIKNFVTSGEKRLRIAQMLTDSRERIVKQAGDQLFQKRPDVVSPGGNAYGEEMTATCLRDLDYYLRLVTYGIVSGDVTPIEEIGLVGVREMYKSLGTPIEAVAEGVRAMKNAASSMMSGEEAAEAGSYFDYVIGAMQ is encoded by the coding sequence ATGAGTATCGTCACGAAATCTATCGTGAATGCCGATGCCGAGGCTCGCTATCTCAGCCCAGGCGAATTAGACCGGATCAAGAACTTCGTCACCTCCGGTGAAAAGCGTCTGCGGATTGCCCAAATGTTGACCGATTCCCGCGAGCGCATCGTTAAGCAAGCCGGCGACCAGCTGTTCCAAAAGCGTCCTGATGTTGTTTCCCCCGGTGGCAATGCCTACGGCGAAGAAATGACCGCCACTTGCCTGCGCGACCTAGACTACTACCTGCGTCTAGTAACCTACGGAATCGTTTCCGGCGACGTTACTCCGATTGAAGAAATCGGTCTGGTTGGCGTTCGCGAAATGTACAAGTCTCTGGGTACCCCAATTGAAGCAGTCGCCGAAGGCGTTCGCGCTATGAAGAATGCTGCTTCCTCAATGATGTCTGGAGAAGAAGCTGCTGAAGCAGGTTCTTACTTCGACTACGTGATTGGTGCCATGCAGTAG
- the apcB gene encoding allophycocyanin subunit beta, whose protein sequence is MQDAITAVINSSDVQGKYLDTGALEKLKGYFQTGELRVRAASTISANAATIVKEAVAKSLLYSDITRPGGNMYTTRRYAACIRDLDYYLRYSTYAMLAGDPSILDERVLNGLKETYNSLGVPVAATVQSIQAMKEVTASLVGADAGKEMGVYFDYICSGLS, encoded by the coding sequence ATGCAAGACGCAATTACTGCTGTTATCAATTCCTCCGACGTTCAAGGCAAATACCTGGACACTGGTGCCTTAGAAAAGCTCAAGGGCTACTTCCAAACAGGCGAACTGCGGGTTCGTGCAGCAAGCACAATCAGCGCTAACGCTGCCACCATTGTTAAAGAAGCTGTTGCTAAGTCCCTGCTGTACTCGGACATCACCCGTCCCGGCGGCAATATGTACACCACCCGTCGCTATGCTGCTTGCATCCGCGACCTGGACTACTACCTCCGCTATTCCACCTATGCCATGTTGGCTGGCGACCCATCCATTCTGGATGAGCGCGTGTTGAATGGTCTGAAAGAAACCTACAACTCTCTAGGCGTTCCCGTTGCTGCAACTGTGCAGTCTATCCAAGCCATGAAAGAAGTTACCGCCAGCTTGGTTGGTGCTGACGCTGGTAAGGAAATGGGCGTCTATTTTGACTACATCTGCTCTGGTTTGAGCTAA